From Alloacidobacterium dinghuense:
GTTGCATTTGGCACGATCGCGCCGCTGGCGTCGTGCACCGTGCCCAGTATCGTTCCCTGCGTGGATTGCGCACGCAGGCCCAGGGAGCACGTCAACACCGTAACAAGCAGCGCCGCGAGCGCGCTCAATCTGAATTGGGAGAGGGATAGACAGAGAAATACGCGTTTCATAGAAAACACAGGTCTCCTGAATTGACTAGCTTTCGTACGAATCGAATGACTGCGCGTACACCGCAGGTTGAGAACAGCCGTCGTGGCGGCTGGGGGGAGTAATCCTGCGGCGTCCTATAAATTTCGCTCGAGATCTGGGTTTGGCCTCCATTGTGCAGGAGATACCAGTTCAGGTCGAGAGAAATCTATTTGTAATCGAGGAAGTTACCTCTTCAGAAACATGTCATAGATATGTGACATGAACATTACAAACGGTTTCTGCGCAGTTCCTCGCCCTATATTTACTGGGCGTTCATGACAATATTTGGCGGGATGGAAGAATGACAACGAATTTAAGGCGCGATCACACAGCGATTCATCGCGCAGTGTCGAGCGCCGCTTGCCTGGGCTGCACCTGATCAATCGCGTCGAGAACGATCCCTGGCGTCAGCACTTCAGGCAGAACATGCGGCGGCTCCTGCATTGAGCCGGGATAGATCGCGTAAGTCGGCACGCCGCTCCGCCCGAGGCTGTTCAGCGTCTGCGTGATGCTTTCATCCGCATTGGTCCAATCAGCGCGAACGAGCGCGAAACCGCGGTCATGCAGTTTCTGCTGCACATCAGAGCGGCTCAGGATGACGCGTTCATTGACCTGGCAACTGAGGCACCAGCTTGCCGTGAAGTCAATGAATACAGGACGGCCCTGCGTACGGTATTTTTCCACCAGCGCGGGCGAGAACGATTCCCATTGCGAGTTGCTGGCCGTGTTCACGTGCGCTGAGGTTGTTCCGAGTTTGCGCACACCGTAAATGGGCAACGCAACCGCCAGCGCGAGCACAGCAATCGCTGCCGCAGTGGCAGGAGCCTTCGCCGGCCAGCGTCCAAGAATCCATCCGGCAACCGCAAGGAGCAGAAAAGCTGCGAGCAGTCCGGCAAGCGCGTTGAGTCCCGCCGACTGCGCGAACAACCACACCAACCAGATCACAGTAGCGAAGATGGGAATCGCAGTTGCCTGCTTGAGAATCTCCATCCATGCTCCCGGACGCGGCAGCAGTTTTGTCCACGCAGGTTGAAGGGTCAACAGCACGTATGGCGCAGCCAGGCCCAGACCCAGCGCGGTAAAGATCACAAAGCTGACGATTGCCGAATGCGCAAGCGCGTAGCCGATCGCGGCTCCCATAAACGGCGCCGTGCACGGTGTGGCAACGACCATCGCAAGTACGCCGGTGAAGAAACTCCCTGCGTACCCATGCTGCCCGGCGAGGCCGGAGCCTTTGCTGGTAAGTGAAAGACCGATCTCAAACAGTCCTGCAAGCGATAGCCCGAGAAAGAACAGCAGCAGCGCAATCACCGCGATAAAGCTGGGCGATTGGAACTGGAAACCCCAACCCAGTTGTCGGCCACCGGCGCGCAAAACAAGAAGTACCGCCACGACTGCCCAGAACGAAGCGAGAATTCCCAGCGCGTAGACCCATCCGTGCGCGCGCAGCTTGTGACGTTCATGCTGCGACGACTGCACCAGCGCGAGCCCTTTGATAAAGAGCACGGGAAAAACACAGGGCATCAGGTTCAGAATGACGCCTCCGATAAAAGCAAGACCAGCCACTCTGCCCAATCCCGCGAAATCGCTGCTGCGCGAAGATTCGCTGGCAGTCACTGTTCCCTGCGCAGCGTTGATCTCGAAAGCATTGCCATCTGCCAGTACAACGAGCCCATGCAGCTGACCAGGATTCTGCTGCAAGTTCTCGTCTTTTTTCAGGCTGATTTGAAATCCATTGCTGAGTGGCGTAACCGGCTGCGGCGCAGCATTGGCAAGCTGGTTCTGATCGAATGGGAAAAACTGAGCGTCAGCCTCGCGCCTGCCGGTAATCACCGTGAGATTGAAGCCGGTAGCCGTTGGCATGAACTTTGCCTGCATGCTTCCAGGCAAGGGCTGCGGCAGCGTGCGCTGGAGCCGGGCAACAAGTTGCTGATCGGCTGCGACGAAGGTCGGCGTCGAGGGCGGTGACGAAAGCGCCTTGCGCTCGATGTCGAGCGACGCCTTGCCGGGGATGCAGACTTCGCGGCAGACAAGCCAGTCCACCTTTGAGCCGAGAGTGACTGATTCGCCCGCCGGCTTGAAGTCGCCACTCACATGCATGGCCATCGGAAACAGAACTTCGTTCTCATAGCCGAAGTCCATCAATGGACCCAGCGGCAGCCGCTTCGGCGCGGGAAACTGCATCGCATCCGCAGTAATGCCTTCGGGCAGAGTCCACTTGATCCGCGGAGGCTCACCGGAATCCCCGGCATTGATCCAATACACATGCCAGCCCGGTTCAAGCTTGAAGTAGAGCCCGGCGGTGAAGTTCTGGCCGGGATAGATCTCGGCCGGCGGCACAACCAATTGCACAGTGAGGTGCTGCGCAGTGGCCGTGGGCGCAGACAGGGCCACATTCGTCCATGCAGAAAAGATCAGCAGGCACAAAGTCGAGATCAAGGTGCGGATACGCATTCGTCAGTAACTCTTATTGTAGGACGGCGGAGCCATCTTGCCGGTTACAGATGCTTGAGTGAGATCAAACGCGTCTATTTTGTTGTCCTTACTGGGATCCAATAGATCGACAGCAAGACCCGCCAAAGAATACCTTTATCCGGCGTAGAAGCCGTATTCATTGATGTTGCAAAACCTGGCCCCGGCACGCGACACTGAGACCTCTCTTTGTTCTGAAGGCTTTCCAGCTACATATTCGCAGTTTTTTGG
This genomic window contains:
- a CDS encoding protein-disulfide reductase DsbD family protein gives rise to the protein MRIRTLISTLCLLIFSAWTNVALSAPTATAQHLTVQLVVPPAEIYPGQNFTAGLYFKLEPGWHVYWINAGDSGEPPRIKWTLPEGITADAMQFPAPKRLPLGPLMDFGYENEVLFPMAMHVSGDFKPAGESVTLGSKVDWLVCREVCIPGKASLDIERKALSSPPSTPTFVAADQQLVARLQRTLPQPLPGSMQAKFMPTATGFNLTVITGRREADAQFFPFDQNQLANAAPQPVTPLSNGFQISLKKDENLQQNPGQLHGLVVLADGNAFEINAAQGTVTASESSRSSDFAGLGRVAGLAFIGGVILNLMPCVFPVLFIKGLALVQSSQHERHKLRAHGWVYALGILASFWAVVAVLLVLRAGGRQLGWGFQFQSPSFIAVIALLLFFLGLSLAGLFEIGLSLTSKGSGLAGQHGYAGSFFTGVLAMVVATPCTAPFMGAAIGYALAHSAIVSFVIFTALGLGLAAPYVLLTLQPAWTKLLPRPGAWMEILKQATAIPIFATVIWLVWLFAQSAGLNALAGLLAAFLLLAVAGWILGRWPAKAPATAAAIAVLALAVALPIYGVRKLGTTSAHVNTASNSQWESFSPALVEKYRTQGRPVFIDFTASWCLSCQVNERVILSRSDVQQKLHDRGFALVRADWTNADESITQTLNSLGRSGVPTYAIYPGSMQEPPHVLPEVLTPGIVLDAIDQVQPRQAALDTAR